From Coffea arabica cultivar ET-39 chromosome 2e, Coffea Arabica ET-39 HiFi, whole genome shotgun sequence, the proteins below share one genomic window:
- the LOC113728555 gene encoding probable 2' cyclic ADP-D-ribose synthase BdTIR has product MQRTASSAKKTGQLLFRYRNQILTPKQQQKPCDVFINHRGIDTKKNVAGLLYDHLKRLGVSPFLDSKNMKPGDKLFEKIDVGIHQCKVGVAVFSPNYCKSHFCLHELALMMELQKKVVPIFCNVKPSELHVMDSRTCTSENLERFSRALEEAKYTVGLTFDTSTGDWSEFLTSASDAVMKNLVEVEGDRTYWRRHKFSSS; this is encoded by the exons ATGCAACGTACAGCATCTTCAGCCAAGAAAACTGGCCAACTGCTTTTCAGATACCGAAATCAAATATTAACACCTAAACAGCAGCAAAAACCATGCGATGTGTTCATCAATCACCGAGGAATCGATACGAAGAAAAATGTTGCAGGATTGCTCTACGATCATCTCAAAAGACTAGGGGTAAGCCCCTTTTTGGACAGCAAGAACATGAAACCAGGCGACAAATTGTTCGAAAAAATTGACGTGGGAATTCACCAATGCAAGGTTGGAGTGGCCGTGTTTTCACCAAATTATTGCAAATCCCACTTTTGCCTGCACGAATTGGCTCTAATGATGGAGCTACAAAAGAAGGTTGTACCAATTTTTTGCAACGTAAAACCTTCTGAACTCCATGTTATGGACAGCCGTACCTGTACATCGGAGAATTTGGAGCGGTTTAGCCGGGCTCTGGAGGAGGCGAAATACACGGTTGGACTCACATTTGATACGTCAACAGG GGATTGGTCAGAATTCCTAACAAGTGCCTCAGATGCGGTAATGAAGAATTTGGTGGAGGTTGAAGGAGACCGGACGTATTGGAGGAGACACAAGTTTTCTTCTTCGTAA